The region AGCGCCAGATTGGCGATCTTGTCGCCGACTACCGCAGCATCGATACCCAGCGACGCGCCGCCCGCACCACGCAGGTTCAGGTTGGTATTGCCGGTATCGCCCGCCACGGCGCTTTTGATCATGCCCAGCGCCTGACGGAATTTGTCCATGCTGGCGCCGGTCATACCGTCATCATCCGGTTTGCTCAGCGCTTTGGCCCAGGACTTGTCGTCAGTTTTCACTGAACTCTGGCCATCTTTCTGATACTGAGGTTTACCAAAAATTTCCGGATACTGATCCATAAACTGGCCGATCTCTTTCGCCATGCCACGATCTTCTTTATCCACAAAATGGCGGTTGTTGCCGTCGACATGGGTGCTGACATTGCTCAGCGAATTCAGCGCCGCATTCTGACCAACGCCCATACCGATGGCGTTACCCAACTGGCTGAACGCGCCGGCGCCGCTCAGGCCCTGCAAACCGCCGGCGCCCAACGACAACGGTGAGAAACCGCCCATCGCCTGACCCAGGCCATTGCCCAGAATGGACGACAGCGCATTGCCGACGCCGCTACCGAAAGCATTCATGTTGCCCTGTGTCATCTGGCTGGCATTCAGCAATGAATTAGCCAGTTGGTTGCTCTGGTTAGTCAGCTTGGTCACGGTGTCATGGCCCAGCAGATCGTCCAGCGCTTTATCAAACATTTTTGACAAGGCATCGCTGCCGGATTGCGGTTTGGAAAGCACGTTGCCAGCGCCTTGTGCGCCGCTACCAAAGGTATTGAGCGACGCACCAAGCTGGTTGCCTGCACCACGGCCCTGCGCCAAACCGGAACCCATCCCCTGCGACAGCGCGCCGCCAAACATCATCGACGTCAACGCAGAGGTCAGCTTATCGATGGTGCCGCTGAGTTTGTCCAGGCTGGAACCCAGGGATGACGTGGCGGAGTTCAGTCCCTTCAGACCCTGAGCACCCAGGCCCAGGCCGGAGACGCCCAAATCACCGCCGATGTGCGCTTTGATCGTAATTTGCATAATTTCGTTTCCTCATTCATGTCAGGTGTTCGCAAAAGTATCTGCAACGGATGCCCGCTCCGATCCCGATGCGGGCATCATGATGGATACTGGTTACTGAGTGACGCCGGTGGTGAAACAGTTCCTTACCGTCGCCGGTTCGCTGCAAAAAAACCGACCGTTACCCCAGTGGTCGGGCCATGCCGATACCCGCTCGCGGACGTACCGCCCGATCCGCCGAAACTGGCGGCAGCGTCAGGCCTGCCAGCTCGAACACACGCTCAATCACTTGCGGATAGGTATCGGGTGCCGGCGGCAGCGGCCACCAAAGGATCAGCACATCGCTGCCGTTCAGGCACAGGTGGCAACCATCGCACTCCGCCGCCTGCTGCTGACGACGGCCGAGTATGCCGCGCACCATGCCGGGATACTGTTGCCCCGGCTGAATCTGCAACATCAGTTCGCGGCCGGTATCGCCGTACTGAAACACCAGATCGACGCCGGACTGCGGCGACCAGCGCGCCGCCTCGTGCCGGTTCATCGCTGCCATAAAGGCCGTAATGGTCTCGAAAACCGCGATGTCGTCGGTCATAGCACGCTCACCCGGGTGAAATCGGCGGCGCCGGGGCGCATGTCCGTCTGCCACCAGATCACCATCTGCCGGTTATCCGGCTCGGGACGGCAACTGACCGAATCGCAGGCGCCAAGCGGCGCACGGGCAGCACAGGCGCTGAGCAGCAGCGAACCGCACAGCACCAGAAGAGTTTGATAACGCATGGCTTTTCTCCCTAAAGGCTATGGTGGTAAATCGTCAGGGTTTAATCAGTGACGCGCGTGATGGCTGCGCGTTTTTGGCCGGTAACAGCGCCAGATACACCTCGGTGGATTCGCCGGGCGCCAGCGTGGTTTTCGGCCAGGCGGCCACCGCCAGCGTGCGGCTGCTGGCGCAGTTGGCTTCGTCAACGCGCTGAGGGCGAGTACCGATGTTTTTCACCACCCCCACCGCCAGACTGAGGGTCAAACTGCTGTACCACTGATGGCGGTTGCTCTGATAACTCAGTGACGGCGATGCGCGGCAGAACTCCGACAGGCGCGCCCCGCTGCTGTCGATGGTGAATCCGGCGGGCGTCTGGCCGCTGGCCAGATCGCGCATGGCGTTCTCAACCATACCGAACAGATCGGTTTTGCTGTTGCGCTGCGCCACGCGCCCCATGGCATCGTTGAGCTGGCGACGGTTATCTGCCGACACGAATCGGGTGGGATCGTTCTGATCGCCAATCAGGTGCGGGGTAAGAATGAACAGCCGCTCACGACGGGACACTTCGTGCTGGCGCGAGGTGAACAGTTTGCCGATCCAGGGGATATCGCCCAACAGCGGCACACGCTTATCACGATCGCCGCTCTCTTCCACGTGGAACCCGCCCAGCACCAGCGCCCGGTTCTCGCCAATCAGCGCCTGCGTGCTGACGGTGCCGCGCTTCACACCGGAGGCGGTGCCTTCGGTGTTGGTTTCCACCTGACCGTCTTCAATGTCGATCACCAATTGAATGCTGCTCGGGCTGCCGCGGCCAACCACACGTGGCGTCACCTGCAGGCTGGTGCCGGCGGTCACCGGCTGCACATTAGCCACCCGCTCACCGGTGGCGGTGATGAAGGCGGTGCGGCTGAAGTCGATCACCGCGGGCTGGTTTTCCAGCGTCAGCACCGACGGGTTGGCGACGATCGACGCGGTACCTTCCCCTTCCAGCGCCTGAATATCGGCGAAGAAGCGTTTGAAATCGCTGACAAACAGCGTGCTGGAGCCGGACATCATGTTGGCGCCGCCGGTGACCGCGCCCAGTTTGCCCTGCCAGTTGGCCTCCAGCCTGGAGAGCGCGGTGCGATCGACATCCAGGATGATCGCGTCGATATTGACCAGATTTTGCGGCACGTCGATCTTGTCGATCAGTTGCTGGTATTCGTCCCGGCGCTTTTCGTCGTCGCGGATCAGCAGCGCGTTGTTACGCACATCCGCCGACACCTTGCCGTTTAGCTGATCTTTTTTACGGCTGGTCGCCGCCGCGCCGCCACTGGAGCGGCTCGCCAGCCGGGCCAGCATGGCGCGGGCATTGAGCTCAATCGACTGACTGGCATCCTGCCCGCCGCCGCTGGCCGCCGCCATCGCGCCGTCGCTGCCCATGCCGCTGGCGGCGGCCGACGCGCCGGCAGGCGAGCTGCGGTTGCCATCCATCAATTCATTCAGAATGGTCGCCACGCCGGGGATCACCAGACGCTGATCGCGATACTGAATAGTACGATCCGACACCGAGGCATAACGCAGCGGAAAAATCATCACCTTGCGGCGATCTTCCTTGGTTTCGCGCTGCTGGCTGAAGTTGCGGATCAGGTTGACGTACTCC is a window of Dickeya solani IPO 2222 DNA encoding:
- the hrpN gene encoding harpin HrpN; its protein translation is MQITIKAHIGGDLGVSGLGLGAQGLKGLNSATSSLGSSLDKLSGTIDKLTSALTSMMFGGALSQGMGSGLAQGRGAGNQLGASLNTFGSGAQGAGNVLSKPQSGSDALSKMFDKALDDLLGHDTVTKLTNQSNQLANSLLNASQMTQGNMNAFGSGVGNALSSILGNGLGQAMGGFSPLSLGAGGLQGLSGAGAFSQLGNAIGMGVGQNAALNSLSNVSTHVDGNNRHFVDKEDRGMAKEIGQFMDQYPEIFGKPQYQKDGQSSVKTDDKSWAKALSKPDDDGMTGASMDKFRQALGMIKSAVAGDTGNTNLNLRGAGGASLGIDAAVVGDKIANLALGKLAHA
- the hrpV gene encoding HrpV family type III secretion system protein produces the protein MTDDIAVFETITAFMAAMNRHEAARWSPQSGVDLVFQYGDTGRELMLQIQPGQQYPGMVRGILGRRQQQAAECDGCHLCLNGSDVLILWWPLPPAPDTYPQVIERVFELAGLTLPPVSADRAVRPRAGIGMARPLG
- the hrpT gene encoding HrpT family type III secretion system protein, whose amino-acid sequence is MRYQTLLVLCGSLLLSACAARAPLGACDSVSCRPEPDNRQMVIWWQTDMRPGAADFTRVSVL
- the sctC gene encoding type III secretion system outer membrane ring subunit SctC yields the protein MRNALYALLFNLYRLFCWSLVLMGMLPIAHATTPPDWSKGAYAYSAEQTPLSAVLQDFANSHGVDLVLGNVQDANVVAKIRADNAVAFLDRLALEHRFQWFVYNNVLYVSPQDEQTSVRIEVSQDAAPDMKQALTGIGLLDSRFGWGELPEEGVVLVTGPAEYVNLIRNFSQQRETKEDRRKVMIFPLRYASVSDRTIQYRDQRLVIPGVATILNELMDGNRSSPAGASAAASGMGSDGAMAAASGGGQDASQSIELNARAMLARLASRSSGGAAATSRKKDQLNGKVSADVRNNALLIRDDEKRRDEYQQLIDKIDVPQNLVNIDAIILDVDRTALSRLEANWQGKLGAVTGGANMMSGSSTLFVSDFKRFFADIQALEGEGTASIVANPSVLTLENQPAVIDFSRTAFITATGERVANVQPVTAGTSLQVTPRVVGRGSPSSIQLVIDIEDGQVETNTEGTASGVKRGTVSTQALIGENRALVLGGFHVEESGDRDKRVPLLGDIPWIGKLFTSRQHEVSRRERLFILTPHLIGDQNDPTRFVSADNRRQLNDAMGRVAQRNSKTDLFGMVENAMRDLASGQTPAGFTIDSSGARLSEFCRASPSLSYQSNRHQWYSSLTLSLAVGVVKNIGTRPQRVDEANCASSRTLAVAAWPKTTLAPGESTEVYLALLPAKNAQPSRASLIKP